TCCATTGTTATATTTAATCAAGCATTTAGgcttaaacattttattttccagatgttttaactCTTATATTTCTGCTTAACCTTTCATGATAACAGATGTTGAAGATGATATTTCGAAGTGGGTGGATCAAAATCATTCTAagcagagacaaaaacaaaaaatttcTTCGACAATGACACAAACACTTTCTGCACTCAACTGAGGCAGCAACAGCAAACATGAAGAATGGATTTTGCTCCTAAGAGAATCTGGAATTATTGGTGGAGTCAGTCTGTGCATTGATTCATTGACTGTAATTGTAACATCGAATTTAAGATTTGAAATCATGACATGGAACAATGAGACCAATGTCAATGAGTTCATTCTTTTGGCATTTTCAAACCTAGGTGACCTTCAAATCCTTCTTTTCATGGTGTTTCTTCTTGTTTATATGACAACAGTGGTAGTAAATTTAATCACAATTTTGACAATAATTGTGGACAGCACTTTGCACAGTCCCATGCATTTCTTCCTCCAAAATCTTTCTTTTGCAGAAGTTGGCTTGACTTCGACTATAATCCCCAAGCTGCTTGTGAATCTTCTCTCTGAAAACAAGGTCATTTCTTTATCAGGATGCAGGGCTCAGACATATTTTGTCTTCTTCTTTGGATCAATGCAGTGCTTCATATTAATTGTCATGGCATATGACCGTTTTCTTGCCATATGCAACCctcttcattatgtggccaaaatgaaCAGGAAATCCTGTCTACTGCTGGTGGCAACTGTCTGGGCTTCAGTAATTCCCATTGCAACTGTACAGAGCACATGGTTGCTCAGCTTCCCATTTTGCAAATCCAATGCAATTTATCATTTTTTCTGTGATACTCCACCAATTCTACAGTTAGCCTGTGAAGACACTTCCTGGTTTGAGACATTCGCCCTCATAGAAAGCTTTATACTTTTTATCTTCCCCTTCCTATTGATCCTGGTCTCCTACATTCGTATTATCAGCACCATTTTGGGAATGACTTCAGTGGAAAGGAGACGGAAAGCTTTCTCCACTTGTTCATCACACATTATTGTTGTGACACTGTTTTTTGGGTCTGCAAGTCTGACACATTTTCATCCTCAATCAAATTATGGTCTAGGGAACCAACATTTGCTTTCTCTCTCCTATGTGGTCTTCACCCCCTTACTAAACCCCTTGATTTATAGTGTACGTAACAAGGAGATAAAAAGAGCTGTGGGCAGATTTATCAGAAGGAGAATACATTGTCGTTAgttaggtaaagttaaaggttttcccctgatgttaagtccagttgtgaccgactctgggggttggtgctcatctccatttctaagccgaagagccggcgttgtctgtagacacctccaaggtcatgtggccggcatgactacattgagtgtcgttaccttcccgccagagcggtacctattgatctactcacatttgcatgttttcaaactgctaggttggcaggaactggggctaacagtgggcactcattctgctcccgggatttgaacctgggaccttttggtagtTAGTTACTGATATCTAATAAACATAAGCAAAACAGGAAGTCTACAAGGAAGATATGAGTGTAACAATTTCAAGATATTTTATTTCTGTACCAAATGAACAGCTACAACAAGAAATCACTTAGAATTATCAGTAATATAACAGGCAGGCTGGATCACCCTATGGCCACTTGATGGCCAGGAGAAAAATGTggaatggatgatgggattgtaATTCAAAACATCAACTGGTTCTCAAGGCTATATCACAACTTTTCAACAACTGTCGGGGGGTGGCGGCAGTGCATTAAATCATGGGTATCTTGAAAAAAAGTAAGAAGACCAAGATGTAGTCTATAAGCCAAAATGTTTTGTTGATATACACTGATATACAAAATAGGCACATTTTCACACATTTCCAAACAGGAAGAAAACAACAGTGTCACAGCTTGCAATGATTCTGAGGACTCCAACAAGCAGGATTTTGAGAAATTCAGTGAAAATAAAGGTGTCATAAATTTTAACTATGCTCTAGCATATCTCTGTCTTCATTAGACTTCTAGGGTAATTCATGGTGTAAGCAAGCAGAACATATTTTCAAGTGCAACCCTTACAGTCTGTCACCAGCCCCTATGCTGACTAGAATATATGGTGTTACAGTCTGGAAAccataggtttatttatttatttatttatttatttatgacatttttaacccgcctttctcacccgaggggactcaaggcggcttacaacaactggcaaaattcagttccccaacaaaatcaataaaaatcaacaatacatttaaagaattaacaataattaataaaaacacattatataagcttaaaaacatataattacttaattccattcttccaagaaccttgtacatagaccTTAGTTCCTAATCCTGTCTAATGCTATAAGATTTCCTGCAAAGATagctcttttcttctctttcagaCCTAGATCATCATGCACAGAATGCCCATCTGCTGTAATGGAAGGGCATCATTTGCCCCTCCCCTTTATCTTGGGATGTAATTTGGGGAGGCACAAGCATTACTTGCCAAAGGGGGCTAACACCTTGtaaaactttatttcccatgattccatagtattatgccttggcagttaaagtgatgccaaactgcattaattctacagtggagatcgGGAGAAAGAAATATCATACGCATCATTACTTATgccttcttaggccccttccacaaagctgaataaaatcccacattttctgctttgaactggaatatatggtagtgtggactcaagtaacccagttaaaaacattattgtgggattttctgccttgatattctgggttatatctctgtgtagaagggccttcagTCTATCTTGGCTCCCAATGGGACATGACATTTTTGTCCAACTGTCTTAAAAATAATTGCTTGAGGGGAAAAAACTTTATAATACAGAATTAATAAACTGGAAAAAGTTATTGTGGTTACCACAGTAAAACAGGAGCATTCTCATATGCCATAACAATAAAGTTATAATGGTTATAATATTAAGTTCATTCAGTTTTTGATTTTGAACTGTTATTACTATATTTGTACATTAATCAGAGAACAACAATAAGCTTTtgctaaacaa
This sequence is a window from Anolis carolinensis isolate JA03-04 chromosome 6, rAnoCar3.1.pri, whole genome shotgun sequence. Protein-coding genes within it:
- the LOC100553327 gene encoding olfactory receptor 10A4-like produces the protein MTWNNETNVNEFILLAFSNLGDLQILLFMVFLLVYMTTVVVNLITILTIIVDSTLHSPMHFFLQNLSFAEVGLTSTIIPKLLVNLLSENKVISLSGCRAQTYFVFFFGSMQCFILIVMAYDRFLAICNPLHYVAKMNRKSCLLLVATVWASVIPIATVQSTWLLSFPFCKSNAIYHFFCDTPPILQLACEDTSWFETFALIESFILFIFPFLLILVSYIRIISTILGMTSVERRRKAFSTCSSHIIVVTLFFGSASLTHFHPQSNYGLGNQHLLSLSYVVFTPLLNPLIYSVRNKEIKRAVGRFIRRRIHCR